In Saccharothrix syringae, the following are encoded in one genomic region:
- a CDS encoding multidrug effflux MFS transporter: MDNKARLAALLGALCTLGPLSIDAYLPAFPEMAREFGTGEPQVQLSLTTFIIGLSAGQLLAGPLSDSWGRRRPLLVGLGAYVVVSLVCAAAPGALAFSGLRLLQGLGVAAGFVVAAAIARDRFEGLAMARFMSLMMMVNGMGPVLAPVLGGQLLRFTSWRGVFVVLALLALVLLVLLALNLPETLPPERRRPADLLLTLRVFGGLLADRKFVGYVLTGSLALGSLFAYVAGASFVLQGVFGLSAQQFSYVFAANSVAVFLAGVLNTRLTGRVMPRPLLKAGLSAAVVGGVGLVVGALLGGGLATFLPPLFVLTIGVGLLMPNASTLAMSRHPEAAGSASAVLGVFTFLVGGLMAPLVGAGGSGSLLPMVTVMGSAAVLAGVLFAVLTRGDAGITREDEVPAAV; encoded by the coding sequence ATGGACAACAAGGCCCGCCTGGCCGCCCTGCTGGGTGCGCTGTGCACCCTGGGGCCGCTCTCGATCGACGCCTACCTGCCCGCGTTCCCGGAGATGGCCCGGGAGTTCGGCACGGGCGAGCCGCAGGTGCAGCTGTCGCTGACGACGTTCATCATCGGCCTGTCGGCGGGCCAGCTGCTGGCCGGCCCGCTGTCCGACTCGTGGGGTCGCCGCCGGCCGCTGCTGGTCGGGCTCGGCGCCTACGTGGTCGTGTCGCTGGTCTGCGCGGCGGCACCGGGCGCGCTCGCGTTCTCCGGGCTGCGCCTGCTCCAGGGCCTCGGCGTGGCGGCCGGGTTCGTGGTCGCCGCGGCGATCGCCCGCGACCGGTTCGAGGGCCTGGCCATGGCCCGGTTCATGTCGCTGATGATGATGGTCAACGGCATGGGCCCGGTGCTCGCCCCGGTGCTCGGCGGCCAGCTGCTGCGGTTCACGAGCTGGCGCGGCGTGTTCGTGGTGCTGGCGCTGCTCGCCCTGGTCCTGCTGGTGCTGCTCGCGCTCAACCTGCCGGAGACCCTGCCGCCGGAGCGGCGGCGCCCGGCCGACCTGCTGCTCACGCTCAGGGTGTTCGGCGGCCTGCTGGCGGACCGGAAGTTCGTCGGCTACGTGCTCACCGGGTCGCTGGCGCTGGGCTCGCTGTTCGCCTACGTCGCGGGCGCCTCGTTCGTGCTCCAGGGCGTGTTCGGGCTGTCCGCGCAGCAGTTCAGCTACGTGTTCGCGGCGAACTCGGTGGCCGTCTTCCTGGCCGGCGTGCTCAACACCCGGCTCACCGGCCGGGTCATGCCGCGCCCGCTGCTCAAGGCGGGCCTGTCGGCCGCGGTGGTCGGCGGGGTCGGGCTGGTCGTCGGCGCCCTGCTGGGCGGTGGCCTGGCCACCTTCCTGCCGCCGCTGTTCGTGCTCACGATCGGCGTCGGCCTGCTCATGCCCAACGCCTCGACGCTGGCCATGTCCCGGCACCCGGAGGCGGCGGGCAGCGCGTCGGCCGTGCTGGGCGTGTTCACGTTCCTGGTCGGCGGGCTGATGGCGCCGCTGGTGGGCGCGGGCGGGTCGGGCAGCCTGCTGCCGATGGTGACCGTGATGGGGTCGGCGGCCGTGCTGGCCGGGGTGCTGTTCGCGGTGCTGACCAGGGGTGACGCCGGGATCACGCGGGAGGACGAGGTACCCGCGGCGGTCTAG
- a CDS encoding RluA family pseudouridine synthase, with the protein MRVDAGLAKLLGLSRTAAAALAESGDVALDGQPAGKSDRLVAGALLEVTLPEPERPVQVQAVPVEGLRVLHEDDDVIVVDKPVGVAVHPSPGWTGPTVVGGLAAAGVRIATSGAAERQGVVHRLDVGTTGVMVVAKSESAYSALKHAFKERTVEKLYHALVQGHPDPIKGTIDAPIDRHPKHDYKFAVMANGKPSVTHYEVVEAFRAASLLDVHLETGRTHQIRVHFSALRHPCVGDLTYGADPVLAKRLGLNRQWLHARTLGFHHPADGQWVEFTSEYPADLARALELLREDSH; encoded by the coding sequence ATGCGCGTGGACGCGGGCCTGGCCAAGCTGCTGGGCCTGTCGCGCACGGCCGCGGCCGCGCTGGCCGAGTCCGGCGACGTGGCGCTGGACGGGCAGCCGGCGGGCAAGTCCGACCGGCTGGTCGCGGGCGCGCTGCTGGAGGTCACCCTCCCCGAGCCCGAGCGCCCGGTGCAGGTGCAGGCCGTGCCCGTGGAGGGCCTGCGGGTCCTGCACGAGGACGACGACGTGATCGTGGTCGACAAGCCGGTGGGCGTGGCCGTGCACCCGAGCCCCGGTTGGACGGGGCCCACGGTGGTGGGCGGCCTGGCCGCGGCGGGCGTGCGCATCGCCACCTCCGGCGCCGCCGAGCGGCAGGGCGTGGTGCACCGGCTGGACGTCGGCACCACCGGCGTGATGGTGGTCGCCAAGAGCGAGAGCGCCTACTCGGCCCTCAAGCACGCCTTCAAGGAGCGCACGGTCGAGAAGCTGTACCACGCGCTGGTGCAGGGCCACCCGGACCCGATCAAGGGCACCATCGACGCGCCCATCGACCGGCACCCGAAGCACGACTACAAGTTCGCCGTGATGGCCAACGGCAAGCCCAGCGTCACGCACTACGAGGTGGTCGAGGCGTTCCGGGCCGCGTCGCTGCTGGACGTGCACCTGGAGACGGGCCGCACCCACCAGATCCGCGTGCACTTCTCCGCCCTGCGGCACCCGTGCGTCGGCGACCTGACCTACGGGGCCGACCCGGTGCTGGCCAAGCGGCTGGGCCTGAACCGGCAGTGGCTGCACGCCCGCACGCTCGGCTTCCACCACCCGGCCGACGGCCAGTGGGTCGAGTTCACCAGCGAGTACCCGGCCGACCTGGCCCGCGCGCTGGAGCTGCTGCGGGAAGACAGCCACTGA
- the lspA gene encoding signal peptidase II has protein sequence MSTEPNTEPDAADEPGGPGEPDEPGRPGEAGEPLPKRRVGLLAVIAPLVLALDLLTKVLAVEHLEGREPVELLGGLLYLPLYRNTGAAFGLAEGWTVILALIACSVVGFILWIARRLRSVGWAIGLGLVLGGATGNLVDRVFRAPGPLRGGVVDFISVLDPWGNFFPVFNLADSAICVGGGVIVLMALLQRDYDGTKVEKK, from the coding sequence GTGAGCACTGAGCCCAACACCGAGCCGGACGCCGCGGACGAGCCGGGCGGGCCGGGGGAGCCGGATGAGCCGGGGAGGCCCGGGGAGGCCGGGGAGCCGCTGCCCAAGCGCCGGGTCGGCCTGCTGGCCGTCATCGCGCCGCTCGTGCTGGCGCTCGACCTGCTCACCAAGGTCCTCGCGGTGGAGCACCTGGAGGGGCGCGAGCCGGTCGAGCTGCTGGGCGGGCTGCTCTACCTCCCGCTGTACCGCAACACCGGTGCCGCGTTCGGCCTGGCCGAGGGCTGGACGGTCATCCTGGCGCTGATCGCGTGCAGCGTGGTCGGCTTCATCCTGTGGATCGCGCGCCGGCTGCGGTCGGTCGGCTGGGCCATCGGCCTGGGCCTGGTGCTCGGCGGCGCCACCGGCAACCTGGTGGACCGCGTCTTCCGCGCGCCCGGCCCGCTGCGCGGCGGCGTGGTCGACTTCATCTCGGTCCTCGACCCGTGGGGCAACTTCTTCCCCGTGTTCAACCTGGCCGACTCGGCCATCTGCGTCGGCGGCGGCGTGATCGTGCTGATGGCCCTGCTCCAGCGCGACTACGACGGCACCAAGGTGGAGAAGAAGTGA
- a CDS encoding aminotransferase class V-fold PLP-dependent enzyme yields the protein MTIAVSPVVGVGLPRVVGASLRVPVLGGERVEYANLDHAASAPCLEQVRDAVDELLPWYASVHRGAGFASQVSTRVYEQARDSVRRFLGARATDAVVFVRNSTDGLNLLARCLPRHTAVVLFDTDHHAALLPWRGPHVRRLRTPGSAAAAPLELDRALREAPVGPRLVVVTGASNVTGELWPVAELARVARRHGARVALDAAQLAPHRPVDLRELDVDYAVLSGHKLYAPFGAGALVGRSDWLQAAEPYLLGGGATARVTDRGDRLAVAWSGAPERHEAGTPNVVGAHALATACDVLGRHWEQVAAHERVLLERLRDGLRSVPGVEELALFGPDHDRVGVVSFTAGAQDPGYLAAALSAEHGIGVRDGAFCAHVAVARLAPGGRALRASVGLGTTAEHVDRFVAALRSLVTEGSRWEYERQDGRWVPREDPRPLPPFLR from the coding sequence GTGACCATCGCTGTTTCGCCGGTCGTCGGTGTGGGGCTGCCCAGGGTGGTGGGTGCCTCGTTGCGGGTGCCGGTCCTGGGCGGTGAGCGGGTCGAGTACGCGAACCTGGACCACGCGGCCAGCGCGCCCTGCCTGGAGCAGGTGCGCGACGCCGTCGACGAGCTGCTGCCCTGGTACGCGAGCGTGCACCGCGGCGCGGGGTTCGCGTCGCAGGTGTCCACGCGGGTCTACGAGCAGGCTCGGGACTCGGTGCGGCGGTTTTTGGGGGCGCGGGCCACTGACGCGGTCGTGTTCGTGCGCAACTCCACCGACGGGTTGAACCTGCTGGCCCGCTGCCTGCCCAGGCACACGGCCGTGGTCCTGTTCGACACCGACCACCACGCGGCGCTGCTGCCGTGGCGGGGGCCGCACGTGCGGCGGTTGCGCACGCCGGGGTCCGCGGCGGCGGCCCCGCTGGAGCTGGACCGGGCGCTGCGCGAGGCGCCGGTCGGGCCGCGGCTGGTGGTGGTGACCGGTGCGTCGAACGTCACCGGCGAGCTGTGGCCGGTGGCCGAGCTGGCGCGGGTGGCCCGCCGGCACGGTGCGCGGGTCGCGCTGGACGCCGCCCAGCTCGCGCCGCACCGGCCGGTGGACCTGCGGGAGCTGGACGTCGACTACGCCGTGCTGTCCGGGCACAAGCTGTACGCGCCGTTCGGCGCGGGCGCGCTGGTGGGCCGGTCCGACTGGTTGCAGGCCGCCGAGCCGTACCTGCTGGGCGGCGGCGCCACGGCCCGCGTCACCGACCGCGGCGACCGGCTGGCCGTGGCCTGGTCGGGCGCGCCCGAGCGGCACGAGGCGGGCACCCCGAACGTGGTCGGCGCGCACGCCCTGGCCACCGCGTGCGACGTGCTCGGGCGCCACTGGGAGCAGGTCGCCGCGCACGAGCGGGTGCTGCTGGAGCGGCTGCGGGACGGGCTGCGGTCGGTGCCCGGGGTCGAGGAGCTGGCGCTGTTCGGCCCCGACCACGACCGGGTGGGCGTGGTGAGCTTCACCGCCGGCGCCCAGGACCCCGGCTACCTGGCCGCGGCGCTGTCGGCGGAGCACGGCATCGGCGTGCGCGACGGCGCGTTCTGCGCCCACGTCGCGGTGGCCCGGCTGGCGCCGGGCGGTCGGGCGCTGCGCGCCTCCGTCGGGCTCGGGACCACCGCGGAGCACGTCGACCGGTTCGTGGCCGCGCTGCGCTCGCTGGTCACCGAGGGCTCCCGGTGGGAGTACGAGCGGCAGGACGGCCGGTGGGTGCCCCGGGAGGACCCGCGCCCGCTCCCGCCGTTCCTGCGCTGA
- a CDS encoding potassium/proton antiporter translates to MGGVTGFLGIAAAVLLLSVIAVRVSIRLGLPSLLLYLGIGVLLGESVLGIQFEDADLTRSLGTAALVLILTEGGLTTRWRDVRPALGLGIALSTVSVGVSIAVTGFALRFLLDMDWRTALLWGAVLSSTDAAAVFSVLRGVGVGKRLIGPLELESGINDAPVYIAVVLLAAPDPITWTAPLLMLYELAAGALIGVALGWLGGAGLRRAALPATGLYPLATVAVCVLAYTAGDLAHASGFLAVYIAALVLGNARLPHRSDTLSFAEGLGWLSQIGLFVLLGLYASPGRLLDALVPALVAGAVLLLLARPLSVLCAALPFRVPWREQVFLSWSGLRGAVPIVFALIPLIQGVPGAQRLVDAVFVLVILLTVVQGTTLPWLAKGLRLVRSGEAREVQVDSSALDALGAELLQVRIQPGSRLHGVYLSELRLPPGSSVSLVVREEKGFTPQATTRLQEHDQLLVVCTDAARVATEQRIRAVDRAGRFARWKGDAGLA, encoded by the coding sequence GTGGGTGGTGTGACGGGCTTCCTCGGCATCGCCGCCGCGGTTCTCCTGCTCTCGGTCATCGCGGTGCGCGTGTCGATCCGGCTCGGCCTGCCCTCGCTCCTGCTGTACCTGGGCATCGGCGTGCTGCTCGGCGAGTCCGTGCTGGGCATCCAGTTCGAGGACGCCGACCTCACCCGGTCGCTCGGCACGGCCGCGCTCGTGCTGATCCTCACCGAGGGCGGTCTGACCACGCGGTGGCGCGACGTGCGGCCCGCCCTGGGGCTGGGCATCGCACTGTCCACAGTGTCCGTCGGGGTGAGCATCGCGGTCACCGGGTTCGCGCTGCGCTTCCTGCTGGACATGGACTGGCGCACGGCGCTGCTGTGGGGCGCGGTGCTGTCGTCCACGGACGCGGCGGCGGTGTTCAGCGTGCTGCGCGGGGTGGGGGTGGGCAAGCGGCTCATCGGTCCGCTGGAGCTGGAGTCCGGCATCAACGACGCGCCGGTCTACATCGCGGTGGTGCTGCTGGCGGCGCCCGATCCCATCACGTGGACGGCGCCGCTGCTGATGCTCTACGAGCTGGCCGCGGGTGCCCTGATCGGGGTGGCGCTGGGGTGGCTCGGCGGTGCCGGGCTGCGCCGGGCCGCGCTGCCCGCGACCGGCCTGTACCCGCTGGCCACGGTGGCCGTGTGCGTGCTGGCGTACACGGCGGGCGACCTCGCGCACGCGTCCGGGTTCCTCGCCGTCTACATCGCCGCGCTGGTGCTCGGCAACGCGCGGCTGCCGCACCGGTCGGACACGCTGTCGTTCGCCGAGGGGCTGGGCTGGCTGTCGCAGATCGGGCTGTTCGTGCTGCTCGGGCTGTACGCCTCGCCCGGTCGGCTGCTCGACGCGCTGGTGCCGGCGCTGGTGGCGGGCGCGGTGCTGCTGCTGCTCGCGCGGCCGCTGTCGGTGCTGTGCGCGGCGCTGCCGTTCCGGGTGCCGTGGCGGGAGCAGGTGTTCCTGTCGTGGTCGGGGCTGCGCGGCGCGGTGCCGATCGTGTTCGCGCTGATCCCGCTGATCCAGGGGGTGCCGGGCGCGCAGCGGCTGGTGGACGCGGTGTTCGTGCTGGTCATCCTGCTGACGGTGGTGCAGGGGACGACGCTGCCGTGGCTGGCGAAGGGGTTGAGGCTGGTCCGGTCGGGCGAGGCGCGGGAGGTGCAGGTCGACTCGTCGGCGCTGGACGCGCTGGGGGCGGAGCTGCTGCAGGTGCGGATCCAGCCGGGGTCGCGGCTGCACGGGGTGTACCTGTCGGAGCTGCGGTTGCCGCCGGGGTCGTCGGTGAGCCTGGTGGTGCGGGAGGAGAAGGGGTTCACGCCCCAGGCGACCACGCGGTTGCAGGAGCACGACCAGCTGCTGGTGGTGTGCACGGACGCGGCGCGGGTGGCCACGGAGCAGCGGATCCGGGCGGTTGACCGGGCCGGGCGGTTCGCGCGGTGGAAGGGCGACGCCGGGTTGGCGTGA
- a CDS encoding M28 family metallopeptidase, protein MKLRTTTLALVTACALLGTGPATAAPAALAAPNIPVSAVQADLAQLQSIATANGGNRAHGRPGHLASVNWIKSKLDAAGYTTRVQSFTSNGATGYNLIAEWPAGDANNVVMVGGHLDSVTAGPGINDNGTGSASILEVALAVRSSGFQPGKRLRFAWWGAEELGLVGSTYYVNSLSTTDRSRIRAYLNFDMTGSPNPGYFVYSASGQPSGSLQLQQTLQAYFTSIGVPTELTSVGGRSDHAAFARSGIPVGGTFTGAEGIKTSAQAQKWGGTAGQAFDRCYHRSCDTSGNVNATALDRNADAIAHAVWALGA, encoded by the coding sequence GTGAAGTTGCGAACCACCACCCTCGCGCTGGTCACCGCCTGCGCGCTCCTCGGCACGGGCCCGGCCACCGCCGCCCCGGCCGCCCTGGCCGCGCCGAACATCCCGGTCAGCGCCGTCCAGGCCGACCTGGCGCAGCTCCAGTCCATCGCCACGGCCAACGGCGGCAACCGGGCGCACGGCAGGCCCGGCCACCTGGCCTCGGTCAACTGGATCAAGTCCAAGTTGGACGCCGCCGGCTACACCACCCGCGTGCAGTCGTTCACCAGCAACGGCGCCACCGGCTACAACCTGATCGCCGAGTGGCCCGCGGGCGACGCGAACAACGTCGTCATGGTCGGCGGGCACCTGGACAGCGTCACCGCGGGTCCGGGCATCAACGACAACGGCACCGGCTCGGCCAGCATCCTGGAGGTGGCCCTCGCGGTCCGGTCCAGCGGCTTCCAGCCGGGCAAGCGCTTGCGCTTCGCCTGGTGGGGTGCCGAGGAGCTGGGCCTGGTCGGCTCGACCTACTACGTCAACTCCCTGTCCACAACGGACCGGTCGCGCATCCGGGCGTACCTGAACTTCGACATGACCGGCTCGCCCAACCCCGGCTACTTCGTCTACAGCGCGTCCGGCCAGCCGTCGGGCTCCCTGCAGCTCCAGCAGACCCTCCAGGCGTACTTCACCTCCATCGGCGTGCCCACCGAGCTGACCAGCGTCGGCGGTCGGTCGGACCACGCGGCGTTCGCCCGGTCGGGCATCCCGGTCGGCGGCACGTTCACCGGCGCGGAGGGCATCAAGACCTCGGCGCAGGCGCAGAAGTGGGGCGGTACCGCCGGCCAGGCGTTCGACCGCTGCTACCACCGCTCGTGCGACACGTCGGGCAACGTCAACGCCACCGCGCTGGACCGCAACGCCGACGCCATCGCGCACGCGGTCTGGGCGCTAGGCGCCTAG
- a CDS encoding DUF167 domain-containing protein has translation MFRFAVRVKPGARREGVGGRWGDGALVVAVAAPAVEGKANEAVRKALARAFGVRKQDVEVVAGERGRDKVVQVDPAPAGAREVLERLLGA, from the coding sequence GTGTTCCGGTTCGCGGTGCGGGTCAAGCCCGGGGCGCGGCGGGAGGGCGTCGGCGGGCGCTGGGGGGACGGCGCGCTGGTCGTCGCGGTGGCGGCGCCGGCCGTGGAGGGCAAGGCCAACGAGGCCGTGCGCAAGGCGCTGGCCAGGGCTTTCGGCGTGCGCAAGCAGGACGTGGAGGTGGTGGCGGGCGAGCGCGGCCGGGACAAGGTCGTGCAGGTCGACCCCGCCCCGGCCGGCGCCCGTGAGGTGCTGGAGCGGCTGCTAGGCGCCTAG
- a CDS encoding TetR/AcrR family transcriptional regulator yields MRRRTRDDWTGVALQALAEGGVAAVAVEPLAARLGATKGSAYWHFPNREALLKAALERWEREHTEAVIELVESVDGPAARLRLLFATVLEAVEHSAVELAMLAAKDHPVVSPVLERVTERRVGYLEVLFRELGFGGGAARQRALLAYSIYLGQAQLMSATPDVVGSPRALLEETLAAVTGRG; encoded by the coding sequence GTGAGGCGGAGGACGCGGGACGACTGGACCGGCGTGGCGCTCCAGGCGCTGGCCGAGGGCGGGGTCGCCGCGGTGGCGGTGGAGCCGCTGGCCGCGCGGCTCGGGGCGACCAAGGGCAGCGCCTACTGGCACTTCCCGAACCGGGAGGCCCTGCTCAAGGCGGCGCTGGAGCGGTGGGAGCGGGAGCACACCGAGGCGGTCATCGAGCTGGTGGAGTCGGTGGACGGGCCGGCGGCGCGGCTGCGGCTGCTGTTCGCCACCGTGCTGGAGGCGGTCGAGCACAGTGCGGTCGAGCTGGCCATGCTGGCGGCCAAGGATCACCCGGTGGTGTCGCCTGTTTTGGAACGGGTCACCGAGCGCCGCGTCGGTTACCTGGAGGTCCTGTTCCGGGAGCTCGGCTTCGGCGGCGGCGCGGCGCGGCAGCGGGCCCTGCTCGCCTACTCGATCTACCTGGGGCAGGCGCAGCTGATGTCGGCCACGCCGGACGTGGTGGGGTCGCCGCGGGCGCTGCTGGAGGAGACGCTGGCCGCGGTGACGGGCCGTGGGTGA
- a CDS encoding RNA polymerase sigma factor translates to MTPEDPDDHAAAFTDFYHRERTRLFRFAAVMSPHLDHESAVQEAFVSAWRNWPLIAAASRRAWLVRVIRNLLVDQARRWERPGEVTDELVARRRSTYQVLVPRHRDPEAWHELTSTLTAVAGLPDQLRTALVLRFWDFGDDEIAEVLGCRRASVRRYVSEARSQISKQVGNEERRVRGRGKGTR, encoded by the coding sequence GTGACGCCGGAAGACCCCGACGACCACGCGGCCGCCTTCACCGACTTCTACCACCGCGAGCGCACGCGCCTGTTCCGCTTCGCGGCGGTGATGTCACCGCACCTGGACCACGAGTCCGCGGTGCAGGAGGCGTTCGTCAGCGCGTGGCGCAACTGGCCCCTGATCGCGGCCGCGTCCAGGCGTGCTTGGCTGGTACGGGTGATCCGCAACCTCCTGGTCGACCAGGCGCGCCGCTGGGAGCGCCCGGGCGAGGTGACCGACGAGCTCGTGGCCCGTCGGCGGAGCACGTACCAGGTCCTGGTGCCCCGGCACCGGGACCCCGAGGCGTGGCACGAGCTGACCAGCACGCTCACGGCCGTGGCCGGTCTGCCGGACCAGCTGCGCACCGCGCTCGTGCTGCGGTTCTGGGACTTCGGCGACGACGAGATCGCCGAGGTGCTGGGCTGTCGGCGCGCGTCGGTGCGCAGGTACGTGTCAGAGGCGAGGTCGCAGATCAGCAAGCAGGTCGGCAACGAGGAGCGCCGAGTGCGAGGTCGTGGGAAGGGGACGAGATGA
- a CDS encoding RNA polymerase sigma factor has translation MAQAPSPHDRQAALVIAAKAGSREALDALITELTPLVWHIARGNGLDRTTAEDVVQTVWLSLLRHLDRLQEPRAVAGWLIVATRRESQRAWRELNGRPALSTDSALDMPDDRWLPETEALRDDRDRRLWQAFGRMTRKCQELLRLTVLAGRAEYRAVAEALSMPRGSIGPTRGRCLNTLRQHLAEEDLL, from the coding sequence ATGGCGCAGGCCCCCTCCCCCCACGACCGCCAGGCGGCACTGGTCATAGCCGCAAAAGCAGGCTCCCGAGAAGCACTGGACGCCCTGATCACCGAACTCACCCCGCTGGTCTGGCACATAGCCCGCGGCAACGGCCTGGACCGCACAACCGCGGAAGACGTGGTCCAGACGGTCTGGCTGAGCCTCCTGCGACACCTCGACCGCCTACAGGAACCCCGCGCAGTAGCCGGCTGGCTGATAGTCGCCACCCGCCGCGAGTCCCAACGGGCCTGGCGCGAGCTCAACGGCAGACCAGCCCTCTCCACGGACTCGGCCCTGGACATGCCGGACGACCGCTGGCTACCGGAAACCGAAGCCCTGAGGGACGACCGCGACCGCCGCCTCTGGCAGGCGTTCGGCAGGATGACGCGCAAGTGCCAGGAACTCCTCCGCCTCACCGTCCTGGCGGGCCGCGCGGAGTACCGGGCGGTAGCCGAAGCCCTCTCCATGCCCAGGGGCTCGATCGGCCCAACCCGAGGCAGGTGCCTCAACACCCTCCGCCAACACCTGGCCGAGGAAGACCTCCTCTGA